In the genome of Rhizobium etli 8C-3, one region contains:
- the ligA gene encoding NAD-dependent DNA ligase LigA yields the protein MPTESVAVEDLTIDDAAAELARLAKEVARHDALYHGKDQPVISDADYDALKRRNDAIEARFPELIREDSPSRRVGAAPSVTFAPVVHARPMLSLDNTFSQEDVQDFVAGVYRFLGRLPDQSIAFTAEPKIDGLSMSIRYENGKLVTAATRGDGTTGENVTANIRTIKEIPNELPKGVPAVVEVRGEVYMAKSDFMALNKQMEAEGKQTYVNPRNTAAGSLRQLDAKVTASRKLKFFAYAWGEMSDMPADTQFNMVQLFRDWGFPVNPLMKRLNSVADILAHYDEIGLKRPDLDYDIDGVVYKVDSLELQQRLGFRSRSPRWATAHKFPAEQAFTTVEKIEIQVGRTGALTPVARLTPVTVGGVVVTNATLHNEDYIKGLGNSGEPIRGEEHDIRVGDTVIVQRAGDVIPQVLDVVMEKRDADAVPYEFPKRCPVCGSHAVRERNEKTGKLDSVTRCTGGFVCRAQATEHLKHFVSRNAFDIEGLGSKQIDFFFESEEEALRIRTAPDIFTLERRQQNSLTKLENIEGFGKVSVGKLYAAINERRSIALHRFIYALGIRHVGETTAKLLARSYGTYEAFAAAMKEAAPLSGDAWNDLNAIEGIGEIVARAIVEFYKEPRNVEVIRALLSEVTPQEAEQPVTSGSPVSGKTVVFTGSLEKFTRDEAKAKAESLGAKVAGSVSKKTDIVVAGPGAGSKLDKARELGVQTMDEDEWLALIRG from the coding sequence ATGCCGACCGAGTCCGTTGCAGTTGAAGACCTGACGATCGATGATGCCGCCGCCGAGCTCGCACGGCTGGCGAAAGAGGTCGCCCGTCACGACGCACTCTATCATGGCAAGGATCAGCCGGTGATTTCGGACGCCGATTACGATGCGCTCAAGCGGCGAAACGATGCGATCGAGGCGCGGTTTCCCGAGCTCATCCGCGAGGACAGCCCGTCGCGCCGCGTCGGCGCTGCACCTTCGGTGACCTTTGCCCCGGTCGTCCATGCGCGCCCGATGCTGTCGCTCGACAATACGTTTTCGCAGGAGGACGTGCAGGATTTCGTGGCCGGCGTCTATCGCTTCCTCGGGCGCCTGCCGGATCAGTCGATTGCCTTTACCGCCGAACCGAAGATCGATGGGCTCTCCATGTCGATCCGTTACGAGAACGGCAAGCTGGTAACGGCTGCAACGCGCGGCGACGGCACGACGGGCGAGAACGTCACCGCAAATATCCGCACCATCAAGGAGATTCCGAACGAACTGCCAAAGGGGGTCCCAGCCGTCGTGGAGGTGCGCGGTGAAGTCTACATGGCAAAGAGCGACTTCATGGCGCTCAACAAGCAGATGGAGGCCGAGGGAAAGCAGACCTACGTCAACCCGCGCAATACGGCAGCCGGATCGCTGCGCCAGCTCGACGCGAAGGTGACGGCAAGCCGCAAGCTGAAATTTTTTGCCTATGCCTGGGGCGAGATGTCCGACATGCCGGCCGACACTCAGTTCAACATGGTACAGCTCTTCAGGGATTGGGGCTTTCCGGTCAATCCGCTGATGAAGCGGCTGAATTCTGTTGCCGATATCCTCGCCCATTACGACGAGATCGGCCTGAAGCGCCCCGACCTCGACTACGATATCGACGGCGTCGTCTACAAGGTCGACAGCCTTGAACTGCAGCAGCGCCTTGGCTTCCGCTCGCGCAGCCCCCGCTGGGCGACGGCGCATAAATTCCCGGCAGAACAGGCCTTCACCACCGTCGAGAAGATCGAGATCCAGGTGGGGCGTACCGGCGCATTGACACCTGTTGCGCGACTTACGCCCGTCACCGTCGGCGGAGTGGTCGTGACTAACGCGACGCTTCACAACGAGGATTACATCAAGGGTCTCGGCAATTCCGGTGAGCCCATTCGCGGCGAGGAGCATGATATCCGGGTCGGCGATACTGTGATCGTGCAGCGGGCGGGCGACGTCATTCCGCAGGTGCTCGATGTCGTCATGGAAAAGCGGGACGCGGATGCAGTGCCCTACGAGTTTCCAAAGCGCTGCCCGGTCTGCGGTTCGCATGCGGTGCGCGAAAGAAACGAGAAAACCGGAAAGCTCGATTCTGTCACGCGCTGCACCGGCGGCTTCGTGTGCCGGGCGCAGGCGACCGAGCATCTCAAGCATTTTGTCTCGCGTAACGCCTTCGATATCGAGGGCCTGGGATCGAAGCAGATCGACTTCTTCTTCGAGAGCGAGGAGGAGGCGCTGAGGATCCGCACGGCGCCTGATATCTTCACGCTGGAAAGGCGCCAGCAGAATTCGTTGACGAAGCTCGAAAATATTGAAGGCTTCGGCAAGGTCAGCGTCGGCAAGCTCTATGCGGCGATCAACGAACGGCGCAGCATCGCGCTTCACCGCTTCATCTACGCGCTGGGCATCCGCCATGTCGGCGAGACGACGGCGAAGCTGCTGGCGCGCTCCTACGGCACCTATGAGGCTTTTGCCGCGGCGATGAAGGAGGCCGCACCACTCTCCGGCGATGCCTGGAACGACCTGAACGCCATCGAAGGCATTGGAGAGATCGTCGCCCGCGCGATCGTGGAGTTCTACAAGGAGCCGCGCAATGTCGAGGTGATCCGTGCCCTGCTTTCGGAAGTGACGCCGCAGGAGGCGGAGCAGCCGGTCACCTCCGGCAGCCCGGTTTCGGGCAAGACGGTGGTGTTCACCGGCTCGCTCGAGAAGTTCACCCGCGATGAGGCCAAGGCCAAAGCGGAGAGCCTCGGCGCAAAGGTTGCCGGATCGGTCTCCAAGAAGACCGATATCGTTGTTGCCGGACCGGGTGCGGGCTCGAAGCTCGACAAGGCGCGCGAGCTTGGTGTCCAGACCATGGATGAGGACGAGTGGCTGGCGCTGATCCGTGGCTAA
- the recN gene encoding DNA repair protein RecN, with protein sequence MLIQLSIRDIVLIERLDLAFETGLSVLTGETGAGKSILLDSLSLALGGRGDGGLVRHGEDKGQVTAVFDVPMDHGVRQLLRENGIDDEGDLIFRRQQSADGRTKAYVNDQPVSVQLMRQAGQMLVEIHGQHDDRALVDTHAHRLLLDAFAGINEDAAAVSELYRTWRDAERTLKKHREKVENAAREADYLRSSVDELEKLSPQDGEEEELAERRQKMMKAQRIAGDIAEACEFLNGNASPVPHIASLVRRLERKSHEAPGLLEDTVALLDAALDQLSNAQMEVEAALRKTEYDPKELERVEERLFALRAASRKYSVPVTELPALAVRMIADLADLDAGEEKLVKLESEVGVANANYHAAARSLSDKRHHAGEALAAAVMAELPALKLERARFMVEMTTDAAAATAEGIDVVEFHVQTNPGTRPGSIMKVASGGELSRFLLALKVALADRGSAPTLVFDEIDTGVGGAVADAIGQRLKRLSDRVQVLSVTHAPQVAARAETHLLISKGPVSDGSEKIATRVATMAHKDRTEEIARMLAGASVTEEARAAAARLLAGNG encoded by the coding sequence ATGCTGATTCAGCTTTCGATCCGCGATATCGTTCTGATCGAGCGGCTGGATCTTGCCTTCGAAACAGGGCTCTCGGTTCTGACGGGCGAAACCGGTGCCGGCAAATCCATTCTCCTCGACAGTCTTTCTCTAGCACTTGGCGGACGTGGCGATGGCGGCCTCGTGCGCCACGGCGAGGACAAAGGCCAGGTCACGGCCGTCTTCGACGTGCCGATGGATCACGGTGTCCGACAGCTTCTGCGCGAGAACGGGATTGACGACGAGGGCGATCTCATCTTCCGGCGCCAGCAATCGGCCGACGGCCGCACCAAGGCATATGTCAACGATCAGCCGGTGAGTGTGCAGCTGATGCGCCAGGCCGGGCAGATGCTGGTCGAAATCCACGGCCAGCACGATGACCGCGCGCTTGTTGATACGCATGCGCACCGGCTTCTGCTCGATGCCTTCGCCGGCATCAACGAGGATGCCGCGGCGGTCTCCGAGCTTTACCGCACGTGGCGCGATGCCGAGCGAACGCTGAAAAAGCATCGCGAAAAGGTGGAGAACGCCGCCCGCGAGGCCGACTATCTCCGGTCCTCCGTCGACGAGTTGGAAAAGCTTTCGCCGCAGGATGGCGAGGAGGAGGAGCTGGCCGAGCGCCGCCAGAAGATGATGAAAGCGCAACGCATCGCAGGCGATATCGCCGAGGCCTGCGAGTTTTTGAACGGCAATGCCTCTCCGGTGCCTCATATCGCGTCGCTGGTGCGCCGCCTGGAGCGCAAGAGCCACGAGGCGCCCGGACTGTTGGAAGACACGGTGGCGCTGCTCGATGCGGCTCTGGACCAGCTGTCCAATGCCCAGATGGAAGTGGAGGCAGCACTGCGAAAGACGGAATACGATCCGAAGGAACTGGAGCGCGTCGAGGAGCGACTCTTTGCCCTGCGTGCCGCGTCGCGCAAATATTCCGTGCCGGTGACCGAGCTTCCGGCGCTTGCCGTGCGCATGATCGCCGACCTTGCCGATCTCGATGCCGGCGAGGAGAAGCTGGTGAAACTCGAATCCGAAGTCGGTGTCGCCAATGCGAATTACCATGCCGCGGCCCGCTCTCTTTCGGACAAGCGTCACCACGCAGGCGAAGCGCTCGCCGCCGCCGTCATGGCGGAGCTGCCGGCTCTCAAGCTGGAGCGAGCGCGCTTCATGGTCGAGATGACGACCGATGCGGCAGCCGCAACGGCCGAGGGCATCGATGTCGTCGAATTTCACGTTCAGACGAACCCAGGGACCCGTCCGGGCTCGATCATGAAGGTGGCATCGGGGGGCGAGCTTTCACGCTTCCTGCTTGCACTGAAGGTGGCGCTTGCCGATCGCGGTTCGGCGCCGACGCTGGTCTTTGACGAAATCGACACCGGTGTCGGTGGTGCCGTTGCCGATGCCATAGGCCAGCGACTGAAGCGGCTTTCCGACCGCGTGCAGGTGCTCTCGGTCACCCATGCCCCGCAGGTCGCCGCGCGCGCAGAAACGCACCTGCTCATCTCCAAGGGGCCGGTTTCCGACGGCTCTGAAAAGATTGCCACGCGCGTTGCGACGATGGCGCATAAGGACCGCACGGAAGAGATCGCCCGCATGCTTGCTGGAGCCTCTGTGACCGAAGAGGCGAGGGCGGCGGCGGCCCGGCTGTTGGCGGGGAATGGTTAG
- a CDS encoding outer membrane protein assembly factor BamD, whose product MDYARSEGMMKTARALLASLVILSAGALISGCQSDPDIDITKLGLSNDPPDVLYNQALANMKAGNMAEAARKFDAIDRENPFSEWARKALVMSTFVKYRQGKIDDALASGNRYMAQYPKSEDAAYVQYLIGLSYSKQISDVTQDQRASSKTIEAMQAVIDNYPDSEYVDDAQAKIRYARDQLAGKEMQVGRYYLERKEYLAAVSRFRIVVEKYPNTNQIEEALARLVEAYFAMGIVEEAQTAAAVLGHNYPDSQWYADSFKLLQSGGAEPRENKGSWISAAGRKLLLGS is encoded by the coding sequence ATGGATTATGCAAGGTCTGAAGGTATGATGAAGACAGCGCGCGCTTTGCTCGCATCGCTCGTGATTTTGAGCGCAGGCGCCTTGATTTCCGGTTGCCAGTCGGACCCTGACATCGACATCACCAAGCTCGGCCTTAGCAACGATCCGCCGGACGTCCTCTACAATCAGGCGCTTGCCAACATGAAGGCCGGCAACATGGCCGAAGCCGCGCGCAAGTTCGACGCGATCGACCGCGAAAACCCGTTCTCCGAATGGGCGCGCAAGGCTCTCGTGATGAGCACCTTCGTGAAGTACCGCCAGGGCAAGATCGACGACGCCCTCGCGTCGGGCAACCGCTATATGGCGCAGTATCCGAAGTCTGAAGATGCGGCTTATGTTCAGTATCTGATCGGCCTCAGCTATTCGAAGCAGATCTCAGACGTGACCCAGGATCAGCGGGCGTCCTCCAAGACCATCGAAGCCATGCAGGCCGTCATCGACAACTATCCGGACTCCGAATATGTCGACGACGCGCAGGCAAAGATCCGCTACGCCCGCGACCAGCTCGCCGGCAAGGAAATGCAGGTCGGCCGTTATTATCTCGAGCGCAAGGAATATCTTGCAGCCGTCTCCCGGTTCCGTATCGTGGTTGAGAAGTATCCGAACACGAATCAGATCGAGGAAGCGCTGGCGCGCCTCGTCGAGGCCTATTTTGCGATGGGAATCGTCGAGGAGGCCCAGACGGCAGCCGCTGTTCTTGGTCACAACTATCCGGATAGCCAGTGGTACGCCGATTCCTTCAAGCTGCTGCAGTCGGGCGGTGCCGAGCCCCGGGAGAACAAGGGCTCCTGGATTTCGGCAGCCGGCAGGAAGCTGCTGCTCGGCTCGTGA
- the lpxC gene encoding UDP-3-O-acyl-N-acetylglucosamine deacetylase, producing MVIGMLGFQTTVSRPVTLSGTGVHSGAEVTITFNPAEVDTGVVFHRMHDDGSVTELRAVSAQVGSTDLCTVLGFSPAHSVATVEHVMAALYALGLDNVVIEVHGAEMPIMDGSSAPFIEAIEQVGLVSLGVKRRYIRITKPVRIEHGGSWSEFRPYDGTRFEVEIDFECPLIGHQKWEGNLTAATFKSELSRARTFGFMRDVERLWASGHALGSSLENSVVISDDNTVINVEGLRYAKDEFVRHKALDAVGDLALAGAPFIGCYRSYRGGHKMNANALKALLSDPTAYEVVETSAARPRVTPRDFVAVNAPGFAPWSA from the coding sequence ATGGTTATTGGCATGCTTGGCTTCCAGACGACGGTTTCGCGCCCGGTGACGCTTTCGGGCACCGGCGTCCATTCCGGCGCGGAAGTCACCATTACTTTCAATCCGGCTGAAGTCGATACCGGCGTCGTTTTCCATCGTATGCATGACGACGGCAGCGTCACCGAACTGCGTGCCGTCTCCGCTCAGGTCGGCAGTACCGATCTCTGCACCGTCCTTGGCTTTTCCCCGGCACATTCGGTTGCGACGGTCGAACATGTGATGGCAGCGCTCTACGCGCTCGGCCTCGATAATGTCGTGATCGAGGTTCATGGCGCCGAAATGCCGATCATGGACGGCAGTTCGGCCCCCTTTATCGAGGCGATCGAGCAGGTTGGCCTCGTATCGCTCGGCGTGAAGCGCCGCTATATCCGCATCACCAAGCCGGTTCGCATCGAGCATGGCGGCTCCTGGAGCGAGTTCCGTCCATATGACGGCACGCGCTTCGAAGTCGAGATCGATTTCGAATGCCCGCTGATCGGCCATCAGAAATGGGAAGGAAATCTGACGGCAGCGACCTTCAAGTCCGAACTGTCGCGCGCACGCACCTTTGGCTTCATGCGTGACGTGGAGCGTCTCTGGGCCTCCGGTCATGCACTCGGTTCGTCGCTTGAGAATTCCGTCGTCATCTCCGACGACAATACGGTGATAAACGTCGAAGGCTTGCGCTACGCAAAGGATGAGTTCGTGCGTCACAAGGCGCTCGATGCCGTCGGTGACCTGGCGCTTGCCGGCGCTCCCTTCATCGGCTGCTACCGCTCTTATCGCGGTGGTCACAAGATGAATGCCAATGCTTTGAAGGCGCTGCTAAGCGACCCGACTGCCTATGAAGTTGTCGAGACTTCTGCTGCGCGCCCGCGCGTTACACCCCGCGATTTCGTGGCCGTTAACGCTCCCGGATTCGCCCCCTGGTCGGCATGA
- the ftsZ gene encoding cell division protein FtsZ, which yields MTIKLQKPDITELKPRITVFGVGGGGGNAVNNMISAGLQGVDFVVANTDAQALTMTKAERIIQLGANVTEGLGAGSQPEVGRAAAEECIDEIIDHLNGTHMCFVTAGMGGGTGTGAAPVVAQAARNKGILTVGVVTKPFHFEGGRRMRLAESGIEELQKSVDTLIVIPNQNLFRIANDKTTFADAFAMADQVLYSGVACITDLMVKEGLINLDFADVRSVMREMGRAMMGTGEASGQGRAMQAAEAAIANPLLDETSMKGAQGLLISITGGRDLTLFEVDEAATRIREEVDPDANIILGATFDESLEGIIRVSVVATGIDRAMNEAAAKNFQPAAKPAIRPSAAVASAPAAVQPAPVMQAPKPADPIAQTIRMAEAEMERELEIPAPRPAAPVQQPVAQDAFRPQSRIFAATQEAPVARPAPMQSAPAPVMSQPAPQPVMQQQPVRQEPAMQQPVRMPKVEDFPPVVQAEIDHRAQPAAAQAHEERGPMGLLKRITNSLGRREEEVAPEMTAAPAAASQQRRPLSPEASLYAPRRGNLDDQGRSVPQARMMQEDDQLEIPAFLRRQSN from the coding sequence ATGACTATCAAGCTGCAAAAGCCGGATATCACTGAGCTGAAGCCGCGGATCACCGTGTTCGGTGTCGGCGGCGGCGGCGGCAATGCTGTCAACAACATGATCTCAGCCGGTCTCCAGGGCGTCGACTTCGTCGTTGCCAATACGGATGCCCAGGCGCTGACCATGACGAAGGCCGAACGCATCATCCAGCTCGGCGCCAACGTCACCGAGGGACTGGGTGCCGGTTCGCAGCCGGAAGTCGGCCGCGCAGCCGCCGAAGAGTGCATCGATGAGATCATCGATCACCTCAACGGCACGCATATGTGCTTCGTCACCGCCGGCATGGGCGGCGGCACAGGCACGGGCGCTGCCCCGGTCGTCGCGCAGGCAGCCCGCAACAAGGGCATCCTGACCGTTGGCGTAGTCACAAAGCCGTTCCACTTCGAAGGCGGTCGCCGCATGCGCCTTGCCGAATCCGGCATCGAGGAACTGCAGAAGTCGGTCGATACGCTGATCGTCATTCCGAACCAGAACCTCTTCCGCATCGCAAACGACAAGACCACCTTCGCCGATGCTTTCGCCATGGCCGACCAGGTTCTCTATTCGGGTGTTGCCTGCATCACCGACCTGATGGTGAAGGAAGGTCTCATCAATCTCGATTTCGCCGACGTGCGCTCGGTCATGCGCGAAATGGGCCGCGCGATGATGGGCACCGGCGAAGCGTCCGGCCAGGGTCGCGCGATGCAGGCTGCCGAAGCTGCAATTGCCAACCCGCTGCTTGACGAGACTTCGATGAAGGGTGCTCAGGGCCTCCTGATCTCCATCACCGGCGGCCGCGACCTGACGCTCTTTGAAGTCGACGAGGCTGCGACCCGCATCCGCGAAGAAGTCGATCCGGATGCCAACATCATCCTCGGCGCCACCTTCGACGAATCGCTCGAAGGCATCATCCGCGTCTCCGTCGTTGCGACCGGTATCGACCGTGCGATGAACGAAGCCGCTGCCAAAAACTTCCAGCCTGCCGCCAAGCCGGCTATCCGTCCTTCCGCGGCCGTTGCTTCCGCACCGGCCGCAGTTCAGCCTGCGCCAGTCATGCAGGCACCCAAGCCGGCCGATCCGATCGCGCAGACCATTCGCATGGCGGAAGCCGAAATGGAACGCGAGCTCGAAATCCCGGCCCCGCGCCCTGCAGCTCCGGTTCAGCAGCCCGTTGCTCAGGACGCGTTCCGTCCGCAGAGCCGCATCTTCGCAGCCACTCAAGAAGCTCCGGTCGCTCGTCCGGCTCCGATGCAGTCGGCGCCGGCACCCGTTATGAGCCAGCCGGCGCCGCAGCCGGTCATGCAGCAGCAGCCGGTTCGCCAGGAACCTGCCATGCAGCAGCCGGTCCGCATGCCGAAGGTCGAGGACTTCCCGCCCGTCGTTCAGGCCGAGATCGATCACCGCGCCCAGCCAGCTGCCGCACAGGCGCATGAGGAGCGCGGCCCCATGGGTCTGCTGAAGCGAATCACCAATTCGCTCGGCCGCCGCGAAGAGGAAGTCGCTCCCGAGATGACGGCAGCGCCGGCCGCCGCTTCGCAGCAGCGCCGTCCGCTTTCGCCCGAGGCGAGCCTTTATGCACCGCGCCGCGGCAATCTCGACGATCAGGGCCGCAGCGTTCCGCAGGCCCGCATGATGCAGGAAGACGACCAGCTTGAGATTCCTGCCTTCTTGCGCCGTCAGTCGAACTGA
- the ftsA gene encoding cell division protein FtsA, which produces MSLFGSSHFGLPRLKPLSSKRSHIVSVLDIGSTKVVCMIGRLTPREESEILPGRTHDIEIIGIGHQRSRGIKTGVIADLDALEGVIRLSVDAAERMAGLTVESLIVNLTAGRLGSDIYTATIDLGGQEVELNDLKKVLAAACQQSLRQDRAVLHSLATGFSLDGERGIRDPLAMYGDVLGVDMHVVTAERAALKNLELSVNRAHLSVEGIVATPYASGLAALVDDEVELGCCAIDMGGGATTISVFAEGKLVHTDAVGLGGLHVTTDLARGLSTRIEDAERLKVVHASAFSNSSDERELISIPPIGEDERDQPTQVPRALVSRIVGARIEETMELIRDRIQRSGFSPIVGKRVVLTGGASQLTGLAEVARRILARNVRIGRPMGVSGLPTAAKGPAFSTAVGLMIYPQVADMETHASQSGLLMSLGGNNSRIARMGQWLKESF; this is translated from the coding sequence ATGAGCTTGTTCGGTTCGTCTCATTTCGGATTGCCGCGCCTGAAGCCGCTGTCGTCGAAGCGGTCGCATATCGTTTCGGTCCTCGACATCGGCTCGACCAAGGTCGTTTGCATGATCGGCCGCCTGACGCCGCGCGAAGAGAGCGAGATCCTTCCGGGCCGCACGCACGATATCGAAATCATCGGCATCGGCCATCAGCGCTCCCGTGGCATCAAGACCGGCGTCATCGCCGATCTCGATGCCCTCGAAGGCGTCATTCGACTTTCCGTCGATGCGGCCGAGCGTATGGCGGGCCTCACCGTCGAGAGCCTGATTGTCAATCTGACGGCCGGTCGTCTCGGCAGCGACATCTACACCGCAACGATCGATCTCGGCGGCCAGGAAGTCGAACTCAACGATCTAAAGAAGGTGCTTGCAGCCGCCTGCCAGCAGTCGCTGCGACAGGATCGCGCCGTGCTTCACTCTCTGGCGACCGGCTTCTCGCTCGACGGCGAACGCGGCATCCGCGACCCGCTGGCGATGTATGGCGATGTGCTTGGCGTCGACATGCATGTGGTAACCGCCGAAAGAGCCGCGTTGAAGAACCTCGAGCTCAGCGTCAATCGCGCCCATCTCTCCGTCGAGGGCATCGTTGCGACACCTTACGCCTCCGGGCTGGCCGCTCTCGTCGACGATGAGGTCGAGCTCGGCTGCTGCGCGATCGATATGGGCGGCGGCGCCACGACGATCTCGGTCTTTGCCGAAGGCAAGCTCGTTCACACAGATGCCGTCGGTCTCGGGGGCCTTCACGTCACGACCGATCTGGCGCGCGGCCTTTCGACCCGCATCGAAGACGCGGAGCGCCTCAAAGTTGTTCACGCTTCGGCATTCTCGAACTCTTCGGACGAGCGCGAGCTCATCTCGATCCCGCCGATCGGCGAAGACGAGCGCGATCAGCCGACGCAGGTGCCACGCGCGCTCGTTTCGCGCATCGTCGGTGCACGCATCGAGGAAACGATGGAATTGATCCGCGACCGGATACAGCGTTCGGGCTTCAGCCCGATCGTCGGAAAGCGCGTCGTGCTGACCGGGGGCGCAAGTCAGTTGACTGGTCTTGCGGAAGTGGCGCGGCGCATCCTGGCGCGAAACGTCCGCATCGGCCGGCCGATGGGCGTCTCGGGCCTGCCCACGGCAGCCAAGGGACCGGCGTTTTCGACGGCGGTCGGACTGATGATCTATCCGCAGGTCGCGGACATGGAAACACACGCGTCACAGAGCGGTCTGCTCATGTCGCTTGGGGGTAATAACAGCCGCATCGCCCGGATGGGCCAGTGGCTGAAGGAAAGTTTCTGA
- a CDS encoding cell division protein FtsQ/DivIB, which yields MFSLTVKRIGRPSRQPSIALAEGDGRMILPRPLRRAVRFLVSLGTGRIHIPAHTGTISALAFFAATGLYGMSLGGHTETVAQAATTAAGFAIEDVKVSGNSETSEIEIFELLGLDGTTSLVALDVDAARRKIVKLPWVESVEVRKIYPKTIEVKLKERQAYAIWQHGQELSLIERNGSVIAPLRDNKFSTLPLVVGRDAESAAASLEGEFSKWPDITTRVKAYVWVSGRRWDLHMDNGVVVKLPSEDVDQALARLSKLNKEQDLLARDIAAVDLRLVDRTAIQLTPEAMARRQVVLDQRTKDLKKAGQNI from the coding sequence TTGTTCTCGTTGACGGTCAAAAGGATAGGGCGCCCGAGTCGCCAGCCGAGCATTGCTCTTGCCGAGGGCGATGGGCGGATGATTCTTCCGCGTCCGCTGCGCCGCGCAGTGCGCTTCCTCGTCAGTCTCGGAACTGGCCGTATCCACATTCCTGCCCATACCGGGACGATTTCTGCACTCGCATTCTTTGCGGCGACCGGCCTCTACGGCATGTCGCTCGGCGGCCATACGGAAACGGTCGCGCAGGCGGCGACGACGGCTGCCGGTTTCGCCATCGAGGACGTGAAGGTTTCCGGCAATTCCGAAACTTCGGAAATCGAAATCTTTGAACTCCTTGGCCTCGACGGGACAACGTCGCTGGTGGCCCTCGATGTCGATGCTGCGCGCCGCAAGATCGTCAAGCTTCCGTGGGTCGAAAGCGTCGAGGTCAGGAAGATTTATCCAAAGACAATCGAGGTCAAGCTCAAGGAGCGCCAGGCCTATGCGATCTGGCAGCACGGGCAGGAGCTTTCGCTGATCGAAAGGAATGGCAGCGTCATTGCGCCGCTCCGCGACAACAAGTTCTCGACGTTGCCCCTCGTTGTGGGCCGAGATGCAGAAAGTGCTGCGGCATCGCTCGAGGGCGAATTTTCGAAGTGGCCGGACATCACGACGCGCGTGAAGGCTTACGTCTGGGTCTCCGGCCGCCGCTGGGACCTGCACATGGACAATGGCGTGGTGGTGAAGCTGCCGTCCGAGGATGTCGATCAGGCGCTCGCCAGGCTGTCGAAACTCAACAAGGAACAGGATCTTCTGGCGCGCGACATCGCAGCCGTCGATCTGAGGCTGGTGGACAGGACCGCGATACAACTGACCCCGGAGGCCATGGCGCGCCGGCAGGTCGTTCTCGATCAGCGGACCAAGGATTTGAAGAAGGCGGGGCAGAATATATGA
- a CDS encoding D-alanine--D-alanine ligase yields the protein MSRKHVAVLMGGFSSERPVSLSSGTACADALEGEGFQVTRIDVDRDISAKLAALRPDVAFNALHGPFGEDGTIQGILEYLEIPYTHSGVLASALAMDKGKAKGVAAAAGVPVAQSEVINRFAFPVEHPMKPPYVVKPVREGSSFGVVIVREDQAHPPQIISSPEWRYGEEVIVERYVYGRELTCGVMGEKALGVTEVVPQGHNFYDYDAKYAAGGSKHVIPAKISPNIYQKIQTLALRAHQAIGCRGVSRSDFRYDDRFSEDGEVIWLEVNTQPGMTPTSLVPEMAGHAGYSFGEFLRWMVEDASCSR from the coding sequence ATGAGTCGCAAGCATGTCGCTGTCCTGATGGGCGGATTCTCCTCGGAGCGGCCAGTGAGCCTGTCTTCGGGAACGGCTTGCGCGGACGCCCTCGAAGGCGAAGGCTTCCAGGTTACGCGGATCGATGTCGATCGCGATATTTCAGCGAAGCTGGCAGCACTTCGTCCCGATGTCGCCTTCAATGCGCTGCATGGCCCCTTCGGCGAGGATGGCACCATTCAGGGCATCCTCGAATATCTCGAAATCCCCTACACGCATTCCGGTGTTCTTGCCTCTGCACTTGCAATGGACAAGGGCAAGGCCAAGGGGGTCGCGGCGGCCGCCGGCGTTCCTGTCGCGCAATCGGAAGTCATCAATCGCTTCGCCTTTCCGGTCGAGCATCCGATGAAGCCGCCCTATGTCGTGAAGCCTGTCCGGGAGGGCTCCAGCTTCGGTGTCGTGATCGTCCGGGAGGATCAGGCCCATCCGCCGCAGATCATCAGTTCGCCGGAGTGGCGCTATGGCGAAGAGGTCATCGTCGAGCGGTATGTCTATGGCCGCGAGTTGACATGCGGTGTCATGGGCGAGAAGGCTCTGGGTGTGACTGAAGTGGTGCCGCAGGGTCACAACTTCTATGACTATGATGCCAAGTATGCCGCGGGCGGCTCAAAACACGTCATCCCGGCGAAAATTTCACCGAATATTTACCAAAAAATACAAACACTGGCCTTAAGGGCGCATCAGGCAATTGGTTGTCGCGGGGTCAGTCGATCCGACTTCCGTTACGACGACCGGTTCTCCGAAGATGGTGAAGTTATCTGGCTGGAAGTGAATACCCAGCCGGGCATGACGCCAACCTCCCTTGTGCCCGAAATGGCCGGCCATGCCGGTTATTCCTTTGGTGAATTCTTGCGTTGGATGGTGGAGGACGCCTCTTGTTCTCGTTGA